The Panulirus ornatus isolate Po-2019 chromosome 32, ASM3632096v1, whole genome shotgun sequence genome includes a window with the following:
- the LOC139759256 gene encoding protein broad-minded-like: protein MEKIHKNEDAVMGSKPQVKDLLAHMDPMIYLAGTADNTSEMLSYLADMDPAFHKLQLVRSLRKGLREELSIVIEEHVEAYLKEQKGKMRSENPLDFIVEKITTGDRFSGFVDEIRKNMESTVQDITDHFDDEIVTGMFANYEDEQTYNVSPNDSNESSLNSSLNQSGLLFLHPAQYHNIAKSLLSRKESETWIDSLNVLLAVTPGEPVMQECWCEIRKGLRECLFEDTPEIFDKSLKVHCKLLTSQVHNAVKEAYLNLLDALAGFYMSKRLACKIPIKGENIDLKSCENIIRIIKILVDFKKELPLLWIRYPERFIDDMVEATFSIMALNLSTRDSKQMTVLDMYSLVDPQASWLRRWVHGQWGRSKTFSAMKSNSMVLLHSVSFCIKHLENLAELSQIDTGDVLSPSVVAHLRFSHSINLILTVLGFSDGRKLFPVNVPSKEELVTMQGIIQSLIRAVNSNVSKFMNTEISNLLQKFCSQDEMRSWILCDAGIVELILQEVSNLERMQEKLKEPGGELEIQIPSTYFQAVLLILESILSTQIGQKYILLGRKRKSSSRSSLSGVTSSPALELMNLVLLLLKSKHSSSDLKRIGISVCCRLLSSPIGIHMCAEHPLIKSVMQHLKDKNKSVSLQKQPQGEDFRASEPLHLSLPQSLPLLTALLMTYKGVFLLENEGVLALALMQVLPEMARNGNLHAKILACVCCSLQGCSVVGSLKVIQPFWDILCHVVKGEDLMQRPPPEEEREEAIEAAMAPLLTLTATYQGTQLVFSEQGLMKAISQSLFSASEMLSEMHTIALRLLACSTSVLDSVAFLQASFGYQEQLLEQQYHVKFRDGDSVIVDENSVLRNHILVKSYLMGGSGERWLPPLAVDELSASGLLPLFSQYPPPKDYIPEKPIRSMHKKQNEVWRFLTDTRHGLHDIGWLNHCRKAVRTMLASGEDIKSWLVMDIIDRAVRALLSSAEELLPGSPVCLPTSASVTPTSPTASSPTSTINLLPGTTFSPASPPLPHIDVGSESQPLSDTQYAAVELLLRYGGEIQVLNANGNVRENLIEVLKYAESNILLSASNKCDWFTMSIFLIYGGNVDRCRCALANMSGVLVGGVLWPSFSDSLTDSHEIMPGEITLVGIIHNVQLVLSIEIPNLYLALQASDVCLWSVVGEWVRCLFLSVLPWVEVCHYIILVLLQGPDYAVYFLVALLRHLKGNINKNAGSHESLTVFQTNVVNGWRAGDHLSFMEALSRRHRRAVLPAIISPFYKLRHQHTPQQL, encoded by the exons ATGGAAAAAATCCATAAAAATGAGGATGCAGTCATGGGATCAAAACCTCAAGTGAAAGATCTCCTAGCTCACATGGACCCAATGATATACCTAGCTGGAACTGCAGACAACACTTCAGAAATGTTATCATACCTTGCTGATATGGATCCTGCCTTTCACAAATTGCAGTTGGTCAGAAGTTTAAGGAAAGGGTTGCGGGAAGAACTCAGCATAGTCATAGAGGAGCATGTTGAAGCATATCTGAAGGAACAGAAGGGAAAGATGCGCTCTGAAAATCCACTTGATTTTATTGTGGAAAAGATTACAACAGGAGATAGATTTAGTGGTTTTGTGGATGAAATCAGGAAAAACATGGAGAGTACAGTGCAAGACATTACAGATCATTTTGATGATGAAATAGTGACAGGAATGTTTGCAAATTATGAAGATGAACAAACTTACAATGTCAGCCCAAATGATTCAAATGAGTCCTCACTCAATTCTTCTCTGAATCAGTCTGGACTTCTGTTCTTACATCCAGCACAATATCATAACATAGCCAAAAGTCTTTTGAGCAGAAAGGAATCAGAAACATGGATTGATTCTCTTAATGTCTTATTAGCAGTGACACCTGGAGAACCAGTGATGCAGGAATGTTGGTGTGAAATTAGGAAAGGGTTAAGGGAATGTCTTTTTGAAGACACTCCAGAAATATTTGACAAATCCTTAAAGGTACATTGTAAGCTTCTTACATCTCAAGTACATAATGCAGTAAAGGAAGCTTACTTAAATCTTTTAGATGCCTTAGCAGGCTTTTATATGTCTAAACGACTTGCTTGTAAAATTCCAATAAAGGGAGAAAATATAGATTTGAAGTCTTGTGAAAATATTATTAGAATCATAAAGATATTAGTAGATTTCAAAAAAGAACTTCCTCTCCTTTGGATAAGGTATCCAGAAAGATTTATTGATGATATGGTTGAAGCTACTTTTAGCATTATGGCCTTAAATCTCTCCACTAGGGACAGTAAACAAATGACAGTATTAGATATGTATTCTCTTGTTGATCCCCAAGCATCTTGGCTTAGAAGATGGGTACATGGACAGTGGGGAAGAAGCAAAACCTTCTCAGCAATGAAAAGTAACTCTATGGTTCTTTTGCATTCTGTTTCATTTTGTATTAAACATCTGGAAAACTTGGCTGAATTGTCACAAATAGACACTGGGGATGTACTCAGTCCTAGTGTTGTTGCGCATTTGAGATTCTCTCATAGCATTAATCTTATTTTAACTGTTCTTGGATTTTCAGATGGAAGAAAGCTTTTCCCTGTAAATGTCCCTTCAAAGGAAGAGTTGGTGACTATGCAAGGGATCATTCAAAGTTTGATCAGAGCTGTAAACAGTAATGTTTCTAAGTTCATGAATACAGAAATAAGTAATCTGCTTCAGAAGTTTTGTTCACAAGATGAAATGAGGTCCTGGATTTTATGTGATGCTGGAATAGTGGAGTTAATTCTTCAAGAGGTAAGCAATCTTGAACGAATGCAAGAAAAGCTTAAGGAGCCAGGAGGAGAATTAGAAATACAGATTCCATCAACTTATTTTCAGGCTGTCCTGTTAATACTAGAAAGTATTTTATCAACTCAGATTGGGCAAAAATACATACTGCTGGGACGGAAAAGGAAATCCAGCTCAAGATCTAGTTTATCTGGGGTTACTAGCAGCCCAGCTCTTGAGTTAATGAACTTGGTCTTGCTGCTCTTGAAAAGCAAACATTCAAGCTCAGATTTAAAAAGAATTGGCATCAGTGTTTGCTGcaggttactttcctcaccaATAGGTATACACATGTGTGCTGAACATCCTCTCATAAAAAGTGTAATGCAGCATCTGAAGGATAAAAACAAATCAGTCTCCTTACAGAAACAACCCCAAGGAGAAGATTTTAGAGCAAGTGAGCCATTACATCTTAGTCTACCCCAATCACTTCCATTGTTGACTGCACTACTGATGACATACAAAGGAGTGTTTTTGTTAGAAAATGAAGGAGTGTTAGCTCTGGCACTCATGCAGGTGTTGCCAGAGATGGCTAGAAATGGCAACTTGCATGCAAAAATTCTTGCATGTGTTTGCTGCTCACTTCAAG GTTGTTCAGTTGTTGGTAGTTTAAAGGTTATCCAGCCTTTCTGGGATATTCTTTGCCATGTAGTGAAGGGAGAGGATCTAATGCAACGACCGCCACcagaagaggaaagggaagaagCCATAGAAGCAGCTATGGCCCCTCTCTTGACATTGACAGCAACATATCAAG GTACACAGCTTGTCTTCAGTGAACAGGGCTTGATGAAAGCCATATCACAGTCACTTTTCTCTGCCAGTGAAATGCTATCAGAGATGCACACCATTGCTTTACGGCTCTTGGCATGTTCAACATCTGTTCTGGATTCCGTAGCATTCCTTCAAGCCTCATTTGGTTATCAG GAACAGCTTCTTGAACAGCAATATCATGTGAAGTTCAGAGATGGGGACTCAGTCATTGTAGATGAAAACTCAGTTCTTCGTAACCATATATTGGTGAAGTCCTACCTTATGGGTGGCAGTGGTGAGAGATGGCTTCCCCCACTTGCTGTTGATGAGTTGTCTGCATCAGGCTTG CTACCTTTGTTCAGTCAGTACCCACCTCCAAAGGATTATATCCCTGAAAAACCCATCCGGTCAATGCACAAGAAACAAAATGAGGTTTGGAGGTTCCTTACAGACACCCGCCATGGTCTTCATGACATAGGTTGGCTCAATCACTGCCGTAAAGCTGTGCGTACAATGCTTGCCTCAGGAGAAGATATTAAG AGCTGGCTAGTGATGGACATCATAGATCGTGCTGTGCGTGCTCTCCTGTCTTCTGCTGAAGAACTGTTACCTGGCTCACCTGTCTGCTTGCCTACCTCTGCTTCAGTCACCCCTACCTCCCCAACAGCTTCCTCCCCAACAAGCACAATTAACTTACTTCCAGGAACAACCTTTTCACCTGCATCTCCACCACTTCCTCATATTGATGTGGGTTCAGAATCACAGCCTCTCTCAGACACTCAATATGCTGCTGTAGAACTACTTCTAAG GTATGGTGGTGAAATTCAAGTCTTAAATGCCAATGGAAATGTCCGTGAGAATCTTATTGAAGTCTTGAAGTATGCAGAGTCAAACATTCTACTCTCTGCTTCCAACAAATGTGACTGGTTCACTATgagtatatttcttatatatggtGGAAATGTTGATAG GTGTCGCTGTGCTTTAGCAAATATGAGTGGTGTGCTTGTAGGAGGTGTTTTATGGCCTTCCTTCTCAGACTCCCTCACAGATTCACATGAAATAATGCCTGGAGAGATAACCTTAGTTGGAATCATCCATAATGTCCAGCTAGTTTTGAGTATAGAAATTCCTAATCTTTATTTGGCTCTTCAG GCCAGTGATGTATGTTTATGGAGTGTTGTGGGAGAGTGGGTTCGGTGCCTGTTCCTTAGTGTGTTACCATGGGTGGAGGTCTGTCATTACATTATCCTGGTGCTGCTGCAAGGACCTGACTATGCCGTATATTTTCTTGTAGCACTTCTCAGACATTTGAAAGGAAACATCAATAAGAATGCAGGCTCCCATGAATCTTTAACTGTTTTTCAG